A genomic stretch from Desulfolutivibrio sulfodismutans DSM 3696 includes:
- a CDS encoding outer membrane protein assembly factor BamD: protein MKKNVLRLLTPCALVLLLSGCGLIDYYFLPPPEDTAQELYEAGREAMAAKKYYDAADYFTKLKDRYPFSPYTPAGIIGLGDAFFLEEDYAEAAAAYEEFETMHPRHEEIPYVLYQLGVSNYKRSDSIDKPQDTMYEALDTFHILVSNFPDTEYGKEGAEYIIECRKRLAEHELFIADFYWRTGQYGAAWKRYMYVLDNFKELPEIQEYANLRAQLSYLEYQKTISEEERMKIEGSWKLWLRSWL, encoded by the coding sequence CTCTTGTGCTCCTGTTGTCCGGCTGCGGCTTAATTGACTACTATTTTCTGCCGCCGCCGGAAGATACCGCCCAGGAGTTGTACGAGGCCGGACGCGAAGCCATGGCCGCGAAAAAGTACTATGACGCCGCCGACTATTTCACCAAGCTCAAGGACCGCTATCCCTTCAGCCCCTACACCCCGGCGGGCATTATCGGCCTGGGCGACGCATTCTTTCTTGAAGAGGATTATGCCGAGGCGGCGGCGGCCTACGAAGAATTTGAGACCATGCACCCCCGCCACGAGGAAATCCCGTATGTTTTGTACCAGTTAGGAGTTTCCAACTACAAGCGTTCCGATTCCATCGACAAGCCCCAGGACACCATGTACGAAGCCCTGGATACCTTCCACATTCTGGTGTCCAACTTTCCGGATACGGAATATGGAAAGGAAGGGGCCGAATACATTATCGAATGCCGCAAGCGCCTCGCCGAGCATGAGTTGTTTATTGCCGATTTCTACTGGCGTACTGGCCAGTATGGCGCAGCCTGGAAACGTTATATGTATGTTCTCGACAACTTCAAGGAACTTCCCGAGATTCAGGAATATGCCAATCTGCGCGCCCAGCTTTCCTATCTGGAATACCAGAAGACCATCAGCGAGGAAGAGCGCATGAAGATCGAGGGCAGTTGGAAATTGTGGCTGAGGAGCTGGCTGTAG
- the fusA gene encoding elongation factor G, with translation MSTKKGGKKSGLSTIRNIGIIAHIDAGKTTLTERILYYSGKIHRMGEVHEGTATMDFMPEEQERGITIASACTTCPWRGHRINIIDTPGHVDFTIEVERSLRVLDGAVGVFCAVAGVEPQSETVWRQSEGYGVPKLAFVNKMDRLGADFSAAVTAMRTILKAPAVPVQIPLGAGQDFSGIIDLVTMEKLHFDPSSQGEHYDRLPLSESETALAAPWREAMVEAACEYDESLMDDYLGGVEPSQDRLRAAIRTATLARGMVPVLCGSALRNAGVQPLMDAVCDYLPSPEDRDGAVGTEPATGQEKSFPPSAAAPLAALVFKVSMETGRRHVFVRVFSGRLTAGEEVRNVTQGENERPARLFTMHASHREKIDSAVAGDIVLASGMRFAKTGDTLCHAADPILLESIAGYKPVISLALEPRNVEESDRLKEVLGKLLQEDPTLALEHDQETDQIILSGMGELHLEVVLERVRREYGLSPRSGNPQVVYQETVAGEGVGEAEFSRELAEKEHYGQVSLRVSPLPREAGRDIGFSIDRTGYSPAWLEAVAEGLEDGLQTGVLRGYPVQDVRVRVEGLQTLDGKSSAVGYRMAAHQALKNALAAADPRLLEPIMFLEISVPDQFVGDVAGLLGSSGAKIENMFDRAGQKIVQALAPLRRLFGFSTKLRSATQGRAGMVMKFSKFDVLD, from the coding sequence ATGAGCACCAAAAAAGGCGGCAAAAAAAGCGGCCTGTCCACCATCCGCAACATCGGCATCATCGCCCACATCGACGCCGGGAAGACCACCCTGACCGAACGCATCCTGTATTATTCCGGAAAGATCCACCGCATGGGCGAGGTCCACGAAGGCACGGCCACCATGGATTTCATGCCCGAGGAGCAGGAACGCGGCATCACCATCGCCTCGGCCTGCACCACCTGTCCCTGGCGCGGCCATCGCATAAACATCATCGACACCCCGGGGCATGTGGATTTCACCATTGAAGTGGAGCGCTCGCTTCGGGTCTTGGACGGGGCCGTGGGCGTGTTTTGCGCCGTGGCCGGGGTGGAGCCCCAGTCCGAGACGGTGTGGCGGCAGTCGGAAGGCTACGGCGTGCCCAAACTGGCCTTCGTGAACAAGATGGATCGCCTGGGCGCGGATTTTTCAGCCGCCGTGACGGCCATGCGCACCATCCTCAAGGCCCCGGCGGTTCCCGTGCAGATCCCCCTTGGCGCGGGTCAGGATTTTTCCGGGATCATTGATCTTGTGACCATGGAAAAGCTGCATTTCGATCCCTCCTCCCAGGGCGAGCACTATGACCGTCTGCCGCTTTCCGAGTCCGAGACGGCCCTGGCCGCTCCCTGGCGGGAGGCCATGGTCGAGGCGGCCTGCGAATACGACGAATCCCTCATGGACGACTACCTGGGCGGTGTGGAGCCGTCCCAGGATCGCCTGCGCGCAGCCATCCGCACGGCCACCCTGGCCCGGGGCATGGTGCCGGTGTTGTGCGGCTCGGCCTTGCGCAATGCCGGGGTGCAGCCCCTTATGGACGCCGTGTGCGACTACCTGCCAAGCCCGGAGGACCGGGATGGGGCCGTGGGCACGGAGCCGGCCACGGGGCAGGAGAAGTCCTTTCCCCCCTCGGCGGCCGCCCCCCTGGCCGCCCTGGTCTTCAAGGTGAGCATGGAGACCGGCCGACGCCATGTGTTCGTGCGGGTGTTTTCCGGCCGTCTCACGGCCGGGGAGGAGGTGCGAAACGTCACCCAGGGGGAGAACGAACGTCCGGCCCGACTGTTCACCATGCACGCCAGCCACCGGGAAAAGATCGACTCGGCCGTGGCCGGGGACATCGTCCTGGCCTCGGGCATGCGTTTCGCCAAAACCGGCGACACCTTGTGCCATGCCGCCGATCCCATTTTGCTGGAGAGCATCGCCGGATACAAGCCGGTCATCTCCCTGGCCCTGGAACCCCGAAATGTGGAGGAATCCGACCGCCTCAAGGAAGTTCTGGGCAAACTTTTGCAAGAAGATCCCACCCTGGCCCTGGAGCACGACCAGGAGACGGATCAGATCATCCTCTCCGGCATGGGGGAGCTGCACCTGGAGGTGGTGCTGGAGCGGGTGCGCCGGGAATACGGGCTGTCGCCGCGCTCGGGGAATCCCCAGGTGGTCTATCAGGAGACGGTTGCGGGAGAGGGCGTCGGCGAGGCGGAATTTTCCCGGGAATTGGCCGAAAAGGAGCATTACGGACAGGTCTCCCTGCGGGTTTCGCCGTTGCCGCGCGAGGCCGGACGGGATATCGGCTTCAGCATCGACCGCACGGGCTATTCCCCGGCCTGGCTGGAGGCCGTGGCCGAGGGCCTCGAAGACGGCCTGCAGACCGGCGTTTTGCGCGGCTATCCGGTCCAGGACGTGCGGGTGCGGGTGGAGGGGTTGCAGACCCTGGACGGCAAGTCCTCGGCCGTGGGGTATCGCATGGCCGCGCATCAGGCCTTGAAAAACGCCCTGGCCGCTGCCGATCCCAGGCTTCTTGAACCCATCATGTTTCTGGAGATTTCCGTCCCGGACCAGTTTGTGGGCGATGTGGCCGGACTTTTAGGCTCAAGCGGGGCCAAGATCGAAAACATGTTCGACCGGGCAGGCCAGAAAATCGTCCAGGCCCTTGCGCCGTTGCGGCGTCTTTTCGGTTTTTCCACCAAGCTGCGGTCGGCCACCCAGGGCCGGGCGGGCATGGTCATGAAATTTTCCAAATTCGACGTTCTCGACTAG
- a CDS encoding acyltransferase family protein — protein sequence MSTRTRIDPDISRRFDVLKLLLMVGVVLAHAERVIHAYLPDPPLSLRIVTTFLDYNLFQEVPSLFFAMSGYLFFVSFTPTPSAYVRMLGKKMRSIGLPYLFFNLLSVAIILTFDKIPYIGDFRTVQERGIWTLVTGIGGLPIIAPLWFLRDLLVMFLVSPIFCFLARRIPVTSLILLCLTWNLLPGGYVGWLTFRSVVFFHLGLVLAAIWPSLRMGRGLILFSLSVYPALLVFGTFALITKFDPVVTYYAHNAGLIIGVPCIWWLSGTAPLRNNQRLLALSPYSFFLYLVHEPTLSYLIYLTRFVLLPTGFFTGILLYVGLTALTIALALVAGILLARHVPRVYGFLAGARAPVRQGGDAVATATPSGRVG from the coding sequence ATGTCCACCCGCACCCGCATTGATCCCGACATCTCCCGGCGTTTCGACGTGCTCAAGCTCCTGCTCATGGTGGGGGTGGTCCTGGCCCACGCCGAACGGGTCATCCACGCCTATCTTCCCGATCCGCCCCTGTCCCTGCGCATCGTGACCACCTTCCTGGACTACAACCTGTTCCAGGAGGTGCCATCGCTTTTTTTCGCCATGTCCGGGTACCTGTTCTTTGTCTCCTTCACCCCGACCCCGTCCGCCTATGTGCGCATGCTGGGCAAAAAGATGCGCAGCATCGGACTGCCCTATCTCTTTTTCAATCTGCTGAGCGTGGCCATCATCCTGACCTTCGACAAGATTCCCTACATCGGCGACTTCCGGACCGTGCAGGAGCGGGGGATATGGACCCTGGTCACGGGGATCGGCGGGCTGCCGATCATCGCCCCCCTGTGGTTTCTGCGCGATCTGCTGGTCATGTTCCTCGTGTCCCCCATCTTCTGTTTCCTGGCCCGACGCATTCCGGTCACCAGCCTCATCCTCCTGTGCCTGACCTGGAATCTCCTGCCTGGCGGATATGTGGGGTGGCTGACCTTCCGCAGCGTGGTCTTTTTCCACCTGGGGTTGGTGTTGGCCGCGATCTGGCCTTCCTTGCGCATGGGGAGGGGACTCATCCTTTTTTCGCTGTCGGTCTACCCGGCTCTTCTGGTGTTTGGAACCTTCGCCCTGATCACGAAGTTCGACCCCGTGGTGACCTATTATGCCCACAACGCCGGACTGATCATCGGGGTTCCCTGCATCTGGTGGTTGTCGGGTACGGCCCCGCTTCGCAACAATCAGCGTCTTTTGGCCCTGTCTCCCTATTCCTTTTTCCTGTATCTGGTCCACGAGCCCACCCTGTCGTATCTGATCTACCTGACTAGGTTCGTGCTCCTGCCCACAGGATTTTTCACCGGCATTTTGTTGTATGTCGGGCTGACGGCCCTGACCATCGCCTTGGCGCTAGTGGCAGGCATCCTGCTGGCCCGACATGTTCCCCGGGTGTATGGGTTTCTGGCCGGGGCGCGGGCCCCGGTGCGGCAGGGCGGCGATGCGGTCGCAACGGCGACTCCATCGGGGCGGGTCGGCTGA
- the rsmD gene encoding 16S rRNA (guanine(966)-N(2))-methyltransferase RsmD encodes MLKLTGGVFKGRMLRTAEAKGCRPATGRVRESLFSMLASMGVDWPCCRVLDLFAGSGSVGFEAASRGAAEVVFVEKNPRLAALLRDNAAALGMGRDQFRVVVADVLAFLAKKQPPAPYQVVFADPPYGLDLLPPALARMTANGYVAPQGVAVAEIEAGLDTSPLASLPGLSCLTDRLFGQTRIMIWQIPTDAWQSTPEPSIP; translated from the coding sequence ATGCTCAAGCTGACCGGGGGCGTCTTCAAAGGTCGGATGCTCAGGACCGCCGAGGCCAAGGGCTGCCGCCCGGCCACGGGGCGGGTGCGCGAATCGCTTTTTTCCATGCTGGCCTCCATGGGGGTGGACTGGCCCTGCTGCCGGGTGTTGGATCTTTTCGCCGGAAGCGGCAGTGTGGGGTTCGAGGCCGCCAGCCGGGGGGCCGCCGAGGTGGTGTTCGTGGAGAAAAATCCCCGGCTGGCGGCCCTGCTGCGGGACAATGCGGCGGCCCTTGGCATGGGGCGCGACCAATTCCGGGTGGTGGTTGCCGACGTGTTGGCCTTTTTGGCCAAAAAGCAGCCCCCGGCGCCGTATCAGGTGGTGTTCGCCGACCCCCCCTACGGCCTGGATCTGCTGCCCCCGGCTCTGGCCCGGATGACGGCCAACGGCTATGTGGCCCCGCAGGGGGTGGCGGTGGCCGAGATCGAGGCCGGACTTGACACGTCGCCCCTGGCCTCCCTGCCCGGATTATCTTGTCTAACCGACCGTCTTTTCGGCCAAACCAGGATCATGATATGGCAAATCCCAACGGATGCGTGGCAATCTACCCCGGAACCTTCGATCCCCTGA
- the coaD gene encoding pantetheine-phosphate adenylyltransferase, which translates to MANPNGCVAIYPGTFDPLTNGHVSLVRRALKIFGTIIVAVAADSGKTPLFNRDERVAIAEEVFSDEPQVMVEGFDGLLVDYVERRRADVIVRGLRAVSDFEYEFQLALMNRRLKRHIETVFIMTDYRWLYISSTIIKEASRLGGDIRGLVPPLVLARLCERYGVPMPHGPLDSGQEA; encoded by the coding sequence ATGGCAAATCCCAACGGATGCGTGGCAATCTACCCCGGAACCTTCGATCCCCTGACCAACGGCCATGTCTCGCTGGTGCGCCGGGCCCTCAAGATATTTGGCACCATCATCGTGGCGGTGGCGGCGGACTCCGGAAAAACGCCCCTTTTCAACCGGGACGAGCGTGTGGCCATTGCCGAAGAGGTGTTTTCCGACGAACCTCAAGTCATGGTTGAAGGATTTGACGGCCTGCTTGTGGACTACGTGGAACGGCGACGCGCCGACGTCATCGTGCGCGGGCTTCGGGCCGTGTCGGACTTCGAATACGAATTCCAGTTGGCGCTCATGAACCGCCGCCTCAAACGGCATATCGAGACCGTGTTCATCATGACCGACTACCGCTGGCTGTACATCTCCTCGACCATCATCAAGGAGGCCTCCCGGCTGGGCGGCGACATCCGGGGGCTGGTCCCTCCCCTGGTCCTGGCCCGCCTGTGCGAACGTTATGGGGTGCCCATGCCCCACGGCCCCCTCGATTCAGGCCAGGAGGCCTAG
- the miaA gene encoding tRNA (adenosine(37)-N6)-dimethylallyltransferase MiaA → MTALPVVCLLGATGTGKTEAAIHLARAFDGAVINYDSRQIYRDLPLVTAQPTREEQARCPHHLYGFLPAGSRRSAGAYARLVHALAARVRRQGRLPILVGGTGLYLRAILFGLAPIPDIPAALRADIQGECDRVGPHTLHARLAVADPASAARIAPADRQRITRALEVYAATGRTLTDWHAQEATAGPEYAAVKIGLEISGPGYAQRLAGRIERMVEQGAVAEVARAAARFPAGAWGLSGIGCSEILRHLSGELDLDAAKALWLKNTRAYAKRQMTWFRKESDVSWFDPGDHDGMVRLVQDRLAGG, encoded by the coding sequence ATGACCGCACTTCCCGTGGTCTGCCTGTTGGGGGCCACCGGCACAGGCAAGACCGAGGCGGCCATCCATCTGGCCCGGGCCTTTGACGGGGCGGTGATCAATTATGATTCCCGCCAGATCTACCGGGATTTGCCCCTGGTCACCGCCCAGCCCACCCGGGAGGAGCAGGCGCGCTGCCCGCACCACCTGTACGGATTTTTGCCCGCAGGCTCCCGGCGAAGCGCCGGGGCCTATGCCCGGTTGGTCCATGCCCTGGCCGCCCGGGTGCGGCGGCAGGGCCGTTTGCCCATCCTGGTCGGCGGCACGGGCTTGTACCTGCGGGCCATCCTGTTCGGGCTGGCCCCCATCCCGGACATCCCGGCCGCCTTGCGGGCCGACATCCAGGGGGAGTGCGACCGGGTCGGGCCGCATACGCTCCATGCCCGGCTCGCCGTTGCGGACCCGGCAAGCGCCGCACGCATCGCCCCGGCCGACCGGCAGCGTATCACCCGGGCCCTTGAGGTCTATGCCGCCACGGGCCGCACCCTCACGGACTGGCATGCCCAGGAGGCCACGGCCGGGCCGGAATACGCCGCCGTGAAAATCGGGCTTGAAATTTCCGGGCCGGGCTATGCCCAGCGTCTTGCCGGGCGTATCGAGCGTATGGTCGAGCAGGGGGCCGTGGCCGAGGTGGCCCGGGCGGCCGCGCGATTTCCCGCTGGGGCCTGGGGCCTAAGCGGTATCGGCTGCAGCGAGATTTTACGCCATCTGTCCGGGGAGTTGGACCTTGACGCGGCCAAGGCCCTGTGGCTCAAAAACACCCGGGCCTACGCCAAACGCCAGATGACCTGGTTTCGCAAGGAGTCCGACGTGTCCTGGTTCGATCCGGGCGACCATGACGGCATGGTCCGGCTGGTGCAGGACCGCCTGGCCGGAGGCTGA
- a CDS encoding SixA phosphatase family protein: protein MDIYLMRSGTGLPSDVDQARPLSPVARGQALMAAKVFVRLGVALEAVVCARSLRAAQTAEIMAQALGFPEKSILAEAAFSGTGQVDAAVAFLADLAPARSILCCGHAPLLEHLASTLISGGPAARIHFEPGGVGHFEVPELPTRAAVLHWLFAPAQLRLLAMP, encoded by the coding sequence ATGGATATCTATCTCATGCGGTCAGGGACCGGCTTGCCAAGCGATGTGGACCAGGCCCGGCCCTTGAGCCCCGTGGCCAGGGGGCAGGCCCTGATGGCGGCCAAGGTCTTTGTCCGGCTGGGCGTGGCGCTTGAGGCCGTGGTCTGCGCCCGCTCCCTGCGCGCCGCCCAGACAGCCGAAATCATGGCCCAGGCCCTGGGTTTTCCGGAAAAGTCCATCCTGGCCGAGGCGGCCTTCTCGGGTACGGGGCAGGTGGACGCGGCCGTGGCCTTTTTGGCCGACCTGGCCCCGGCCCGCTCGATTTTGTGTTGCGGCCATGCGCCGCTTCTCGAACACCTCGCATCCACCCTGATAAGCGGCGGCCCGGCGGCCCGCATCCACTTCGAACCCGGCGGGGTCGGCCATTTTGAGGTTCCCGAACTGCCCACCCGGGCGGCGGTCCTGCACTGGCTTTTCGCCCCTGCCCAGTTGCGGCTTCTGGCCATGCCCTGA
- a CDS encoding N-acetylmuramoyl-L-alanine amidase translates to MPMSDIAKFQAGKGTPAAPCRANRRRFLIRLAGFAAVAALSPLSLSLAAADPLAAAQHLLDAGKVEEAVASLRRITAADPRNERAFILLGRAFAQSGKPAPALAAFREALRINPADTYTRMLADILAQRPIPDEPVTGTKYGEKGGRRSASRLEKTARAEREAFVAGNGRLPPGAGPFRLVIDAGHGGPDVGGVGASGLQEKDVALDLALLTAREIQGADTGMAVFLTRMSDIRLSTAARAACADLYAADLFVSLHAPSVEDAAVSGLHLFTRQGGGGQDAVAKAVAGFENRLAGAVPGFPRAGLHGVEAGLVREGVARRQTGYSARYAALLAESVGGGPFSGKGGVAGAGLSLLNAVDAPAVFAAMGFLSNAKDAAVLADADRRRELAASLARAILSAARAANGKASG, encoded by the coding sequence ATGCCCATGTCCGATATCGCAAAATTCCAAGCGGGAAAAGGGACGCCTGCCGCACCCTGCCGGGCGAACCGCAGACGGTTCCTGATCCGCCTGGCGGGCTTCGCGGCCGTGGCCGCCCTGTCCCCCCTGTCCCTGTCCCTGGCCGCCGCCGATCCCCTGGCTGCCGCGCAACACCTGCTCGATGCCGGAAAGGTCGAGGAGGCCGTGGCCAGTCTGCGGCGCATCACGGCCGCCGATCCCCGCAACGAACGGGCCTTCATTCTCCTTGGCCGGGCCTTTGCCCAGTCCGGGAAGCCTGCCCCGGCGCTGGCGGCCTTTCGCGAGGCCCTGCGCATCAATCCCGCCGACACCTACACCCGCATGCTGGCGGACATCCTGGCCCAGCGGCCTATCCCGGACGAGCCGGTTACGGGGACGAAATACGGGGAAAAGGGCGGTCGGCGCAGCGCCTCGCGCCTGGAAAAGACCGCCCGGGCCGAACGGGAGGCGTTTGTGGCCGGAAACGGCAGGCTGCCCCCGGGGGCGGGGCCGTTTCGGCTGGTGATCGACGCCGGGCATGGCGGCCCGGATGTCGGAGGCGTCGGGGCCTCGGGGCTTCAGGAGAAGGATGTGGCCCTGGACCTGGCCCTGCTGACGGCCCGGGAGATTCAGGGTGCGGACACCGGCATGGCCGTCTTTCTGACCAGGATGTCGGACATCCGCCTGTCCACGGCGGCCCGGGCGGCCTGCGCCGACCTGTACGCGGCGGACCTTTTTGTGTCCCTGCATGCCCCGAGTGTGGAGGATGCCGCCGTATCCGGGCTGCATCTCTTCACCCGGCAGGGCGGCGGCGGACAGGACGCCGTGGCCAAGGCCGTGGCCGGGTTTGAAAACCGTCTGGCCGGGGCGGTTCCGGGATTTCCCCGGGCCGGGCTGCACGGCGTCGAGGCGGGGCTTGTGCGGGAGGGCGTGGCCCGGCGGCAGACCGGGTACAGCGCCCGCTATGCCGCACTCCTTGCGGAAAGCGTGGGCGGCGGGCCGTTTTCCGGAAAGGGCGGCGTGGCCGGGGCCGGGCTGTCGCTTTTAAACGCCGTGGACGCCCCGGCGGTCTTTGCGGCCATGGGGTTTCTCTCCAACGCCAAGGATGCGGCCGTGTTGGCCGATGCCGACCGCCGCAGGGAACTGGCCGCTTCCCTGGCCCGGGCGATCCTTTCTGCGGCCCGCGCCGCCAATGGGAAGGCGTCCGGGTAG
- a CDS encoding CDP-alcohol phosphatidyltransferase family protein → MGIGERNWTIPNLLTIFRVLLTPVFVVLFMQERLYSALLTFGVAGLTDALDGAIARVLHQRSRLGAMLDPLADKILLVTSFVCLAIKGWIPDWLAVVVVSRDVIIVGGLAVLSFSGVDVKERIKPLMVSKVNTTAQMLLILAVLGGRAFFGNGDDAALILAQHVLVAIVAVLCVVSGAIYIFKWFGSFPADGKNGNGR, encoded by the coding sequence ATGGGCATTGGCGAGCGAAACTGGACCATCCCCAATCTTCTGACCATCTTCAGGGTGCTTCTCACCCCTGTGTTCGTGGTGCTTTTCATGCAGGAGCGGCTCTATTCCGCGCTTTTGACCTTTGGTGTGGCCGGGCTCACCGATGCCCTGGACGGCGCCATCGCCCGCGTTCTGCATCAACGTTCCCGGCTGGGGGCCATGCTCGATCCCCTGGCGGATAAAATCCTCCTGGTCACCTCGTTTGTCTGTCTGGCCATCAAGGGTTGGATTCCGGACTGGCTGGCCGTGGTGGTGGTCAGCCGGGACGTGATCATTGTGGGCGGATTGGCCGTGCTGTCGTTTTCCGGAGTGGACGTGAAGGAGCGCATCAAGCCCCTGATGGTCAGCAAGGTCAACACCACGGCCCAGATGCTTCTGATTTTGGCCGTACTCGGGGGGCGGGCCTTTTTCGGCAACGGGGACGACGCGGCGTTGATCCTGGCCCAACATGTCCTCGTGGCGATCGTGGCCGTTTTGTGCGTGGTGTCCGGGGCGATCTATATTTTCAAGTGGTTCGGATCGTTCCCGGCGGACGGTAAAAACGGCAACGGCAGGTAG
- a CDS encoding twin-arginine translocase TatA/TatE family subunit yields the protein MFGIGIPELLIILVIILVIFGANKLPEIGAGMGKAIKNFKKATTEPEEIDVTPKKDDEPAEKK from the coding sequence ATGTTTGGAATCGGAATCCCGGAACTGCTCATCATTTTGGTCATCATACTGGTAATTTTCGGTGCGAACAAGCTCCCCGAAATAGGGGCCGGCATGGGCAAGGCCATCAAAAATTTCAAGAAGGCCACCACTGAGCCGGAAGAGATCGACGTGACCCCCAAAAAAGACGACGAACCGGCTGAAAAAAAATAG
- a CDS encoding HAD family hydrolase, giving the protein MRYVCSPLAVPDELSAVRGVVFDCDGVLVDSLDANRMYYNLIRERMGLLSMTPEEEEYVHAHSVTKSMARIIPPERLEEAEAIRRGFDYRDIMPYVYLEPGLRELLVLLRQKNVRMGILTNRTNTMDLVLETFDLSLFFYPVVTAGRISHPKPCPEGLHRILAAWELSASQVAYIGDTALDERAARAAGVTFWAYKNPALLAAMHIPNYDSLRQCLRKALPDPGA; this is encoded by the coding sequence GTGCGTTACGTGTGCTCGCCCCTGGCCGTTCCGGACGAACTGTCGGCCGTTCGCGGGGTCGTCTTCGACTGTGACGGCGTGTTGGTGGATTCCCTGGACGCCAACCGCATGTATTACAACCTCATTCGGGAACGCATGGGGCTTTTGTCCATGACCCCCGAGGAAGAGGAATATGTCCACGCCCATTCCGTGACCAAATCCATGGCCCGGATCATTCCTCCGGAACGGCTGGAGGAGGCGGAGGCCATCCGGCGCGGGTTCGACTACCGGGACATCATGCCCTACGTCTATCTGGAGCCGGGGCTGCGGGAGCTTTTGGTCCTTTTGCGCCAGAAAAACGTGCGCATGGGGATTTTGACCAATCGCACCAACACCATGGATCTGGTCCTGGAGACGTTCGACCTGTCGCTGTTTTTTTATCCGGTGGTGACCGCCGGGCGCATCAGCCACCCCAAGCCGTGCCCCGAGGGCCTGCACCGCATCCTGGCCGCTTGGGAGCTGTCGGCCTCGCAGGTGGCCTACATCGGGGACACGGCCCTGGATGAGCGGGCCGCCCGGGCGGCCGGGGTTACCTTCTGGGCCTACAAGAACCCGGCCCTCCTGGCCGCCATGCACATCCCCAATTACGACAGCCTGCGCCAGTGCCTGCGCAAGGCCCTTCCCGATCCCGGGGCCTGA
- a CDS encoding YggT family protein: protein MQIVGLFFRAVALVLDTVLMLYFWVVIISALLTWVKPDPYNPIVRFLYAITEPVYYRIRRLAPFLVVGGFDLTPIVVILAIQFLRSFLVPALMVVGLSGPPM from the coding sequence ATGCAGATAGTTGGTCTTTTTTTCCGGGCGGTGGCGCTTGTTCTCGACACCGTGCTCATGCTGTATTTCTGGGTGGTGATCATCTCGGCCCTTTTGACCTGGGTCAAGCCCGATCCCTACAACCCCATCGTCCGATTCCTGTACGCCATCACCGAGCCGGTCTATTACCGCATCCGTCGCCTGGCGCCCTTTCTCGTGGTAGGAGGCTTCGACCTGACTCCCATCGTGGTTATTTTGGCCATTCAGTTCTTGCGCAGTTTTCTGGTGCCGGCCCTGATGGTCGTGGGGTTGTCCGGGCCGCCCATGTAA
- a CDS encoding DivIVA domain-containing protein: MTISKSDLLTHTFSKKFFGYRPAEVDATLREAAETLDRLAGERAELLRRIAEMERDLREYKEREATLRDTLMTTQTIVVDMKDKARTEAAALVDEARRQADELAEAAKRRVAGENARIEALYRQRERFEQQMRDLLLAHARLLNAPDEGRERDPLDGARALAGEQGGETAGGDFLFGEEPA; encoded by the coding sequence GTGACCATCTCCAAAAGTGACCTGCTGACGCACACGTTTTCGAAAAAATTTTTCGGTTACCGGCCTGCCGAGGTCGATGCGACACTGCGCGAGGCGGCCGAGACCCTGGACCGTCTGGCCGGGGAGCGTGCCGAGCTTCTGCGCCGGATCGCGGAGATGGAACGGGATTTACGGGAGTATAAGGAGCGCGAGGCCACCTTGCGCGACACCCTCATGACCACCCAGACCATTGTGGTGGACATGAAGGACAAGGCCCGCACCGAGGCTGCGGCCCTGGTGGACGAGGCCAGACGCCAGGCCGACGAACTGGCCGAGGCGGCCAAACGTCGCGTGGCCGGGGAAAACGCCCGCATTGAGGCGCTTTACCGGCAACGCGAACGCTTTGAGCAGCAGATGCGCGACCTGCTGTTGGCCCATGCCCGGCTTTTGAACGCCCCGGACGAGGGCCGGGAACGCGACCCCCTGGACGGCGCCCGGGCCTTGGCCGGGGAGCAGGGCGGCGAGACGGCGGGCGGGGACTTTTTGTTTGGCGAGGAACCGGCATGA
- a CDS encoding DUF167 domain-containing protein: MTGPSPTFIARQGPEKWTVLVWAKPGGSVDAVDGVLDGRLMVKVRAKAVDNKANQAVAAILAKRLGLRARQVEVVSGLTGRRKTVAVTAPEEPDWSVLA, from the coding sequence ATGACCGGACCCTCGCCGACGTTCATTGCCCGGCAGGGGCCGGAGAAATGGACCGTCCTGGTCTGGGCCAAGCCAGGCGGGTCGGTGGACGCCGTGGACGGCGTCCTGGACGGACGGCTTATGGTCAAAGTTCGGGCCAAGGCCGTGGACAACAAGGCCAACCAGGCCGTGGCGGCCATTTTGGCCAAGCGCCTGGGACTTCGGGCCAGACAGGTGGAAGTGGTGTCGGGGTTGACCGGCCGTCGCAAGACGGTGGCGGTCACGGCCCCGGAGGAACCCGACTGGAGCGTCCTGGCCTAG